From a region of the Malania oleifera isolate guangnan ecotype guangnan chromosome 12, ASM2987363v1, whole genome shotgun sequence genome:
- the LOC131143877 gene encoding LRR receptor-like serine/threonine-protein kinase FLS2, with the protein MASPINTSFLLLVCCILFTVLPAEPSFEVEVEALRAFKNSIAHDPFGELVDWTDTSHHCNWSGIACDPSSNHVTSISLVQKNLQGELSPFLGNITTLQVLDLTSNSFSGHIPPELGNLRNLQSLHLDNNFLYGSIPESICNCTHLLQLDLSFNNFTGIIPLDIGNLANLQFFAASRNNLEGPLPVSIGRLEALQAFDLSRNQVSGQIPHEVGNLSNLEFLQLSKNMLVGEIPSELVDCRKLVSLNLYCNFITGKIPSNIGLLHKLENITLYNNLLNGSIPSSITNCTTLVSVALSYNRIAGEIPRGLGNLQNLTFLSLGNNMLSGKLPDDIYNCSNLCTLRLAWNNIRGTLRPSIGKLHNLQALKFDGNSFAGTIPQEIGNLSQLIYLGLAQNNFSGLVPHELSKLSLIQLLFLQKNQLEGAIPEKIFAHTQLINLSLRNNKFTGAIPNAPIKLNFLLYLRLSGNMLTGSIPSSMAQLFSALMVLDLSNNHLTGSIPGSVMGSMKTVQLYLNLSFNLLTGTIPDELGMLQMVQAIDISNNNLSGTIPKTLEGCKNLFSLDLSGNELSGQVPDEVFSQVNMLESMNLSRNHFYGELPKNLANLKNLISLDLSQNKFNGVIPESLANLPSLKFLNLSYNQLEGPIPEIGVFKNIQPSWLAGNLALCNAKFLNPCNTEDHQNTSRIFLKKTAIVLIAVGSVSLLLVLMFTTARFHHYIKTHKIKEDEDPTARHRASVFTLKRFDQKDLEIATGSYSEEHIIGCSSLSTVYKGRLLDGQIVAIKKLNLHQFSAESEKCFNREVKTLSQLKHRSLIKVLGYAWESGKLKALVLEFMDNGNLESVIHEPQEDSSRWTLSERINVLVSVASGLDYLHSGYDFPIVHCDLKPSNILLDGDWEAHVSDFGAARMLGVGVHPSNGSLSSASAFAGSIGYLPPELAYMRKVSTKVDVFSFGVIVMEFVTKQRPTGLAQEDGLPVTLHQLVERTLASGRNQLLQVVDPCLASKASEKHVEIIAELLKLALSCTNPEPRDRPGMNEVLSSLLKLRAR; encoded by the exons ATGGCTTCACCAATCAACACTTCGTTTCTCCTCCTGGTTTGTTGTATTCTGTTCACCGTTCTTCCTGCAGAACCGAGCTTCGAAGTGGAAGTGGAGGCCTTGAGGGCCTTCAAGAATTCCATCGCCCATGACCCATTTGGAGAACTCGTAGATTGGACGGACACAAGCCATCACTGCAACTGGTCTGGCATTGCCTGTGATCCTTCCTCAAACCATGTCACTTCAATATCCCTGGTCCAGAAGAACCTTCAAGGTGAGCTCTCCCCATTCCTCGGGAACATCACCACCCTCCAAGTTCTTGATTTAACTTCCAACTCGTTTTCCGGGCATATCCCACCAGAATTAGGAAACCTGAGAAATCTGCAGTCCCTTCATCTGGATAACAATTTTTTATATGGTAGCATTCCTGAATCCATTTGCAACTGCACACACTTGTTACAGCTTGACCTCAGCTTCAATAATTTCACTGGCATCATCCCATTAGACATTGGAAACCTGGCCAATCTTCAGTTTTTTGCAGCCTCACGAAACAATTTGGAAGGCCCTTTGCCTGTTTCTATTGGTAGGTTGGAAGCATTGCAAGCTTTCGACCTAAGCCGGAACCAGGTGTCAGGACAAATACCCCATGAAGTTGGGAATCTGTCGAACCTGGAATTTCTTCAGCTCTCTAAGAACATGCTCGTTGGCGAAATCCCATCCGAACTAGTTGATTGCAGGAAGCTTGTTTCCCTTAACTTATACTGCAATTTCATCACGGGAAAGATTCCATCAAACATTGGATTACTTCATAAGCTGGAGAACATAACCTTGTATAACAACCTCCTAAACGGATCCATTCCCAGTAGCATTACCAATTGTACCACTCTTGTGTCTGTAGCCTTATCTTATAATAGAATAGCTGGGGAAATTCCGCGAGGTCTGGGAAATTTGCAGAATCTAACATTCCTATCTCTAGGGAACAACATGTTGTCAGGGAAGCTTCCCGATGACATCTATAATTGTTCAAATCTTTGCACACTTCGCTTGGCCTGGAACAATATTAGAGGAACGCTGAGACCTAGTATTGGCAAACTCCATAATCTCCAGGCTTTGAAGTTCGATGGGAATTCATTTGCAGGGACAATACCACAGGAGATTGGGAATCTAAGTCAACTGATATACTTGGGGcttgctcaaaataatttttcaggCCTAGTTCCTCACGAACTGTCAAAGCTCTCTCTCATTCAACTTCTTTTTCTGCAAAAAAACCAGTTAGAAGGTGCAATTCCTGAGAAAATTTTTGCGCACACGCAGCTAATCAATCTGAGTTTGAGAAACAATAAGTTCACAGGTGCCATTCCAAATGCTCCAATAAAActcaattttcttttatacttgagACTTAGTGGAAACATGCTGACTGGGTCAATCCCTAGTAGCATGGCGCAGCTTTTTAGTGCATTGATGGTGTTGGATCTCTCTAACAACCATCTCACAGGTTCTATTCCTGGCTCTGTGATGGGGAGTATGAAAACTGTGCAACTATATCTGAACCTATCTTTCAATCTTCTGACGGGAACCATTCCAGATGAGCTTGGTATGCTGCAAATGGTACAAGCAATTGACATCTCAAACAACAATCTTTCAGGAACCATTCCTAAAACGCTTGAAGGCTGCAAAAATTTGTTTTCACTTGATCTGTCTGGGAATGAACTTTCAGGGCAAGTTCCTGATGAAGTTTTTTCACAAGTGAACATGCTTGAAAGCATGAATCTTTCAAGAAATCATTTCTATGGAGAGCTCCCAAAAAATTTGGCTAATTTAAAGAATCTCATCTCCCTTGACCTCTCTCAGAACAAGTTCAATGGGGTAATTCCCGAAAGCCTTGCCAATCTTCCCTCCTTGAAATTTCTGAACCTTTCTTACAATCAACTTGAAGGACCTATTCCAGAGATTGGCGTCTTCAAAAACATACAACCATCTTGGTTGGCTGGAAATCTAGCCCTCTGCAATGCCAAGTTTCTAAACCCTTGCAACACAGAAGACCACCAAAATACTTCTCGAATTTTTTTGAAGAAAACTGCAATAGTTCTCATAGCAGTCGGATCTGTTTCTCTGCTTTTGGTTCTCATGTTTACAACTGCCCGTTTCCACCATTACATCAAGACGCATAAAATCAAAGAGGATGAGGATCCTACAGCAAGGCACAGGGCTTCAGTATTTACCCTAAAGAGGTTTGACCAGAAAGATCTAGAAATAGCTACTGGTTCATACAGTGAGGAACACATTATTGGCTGCAGCAGTTTAAGCACTGTGTACAAAGGCCGACTGCTTGATGGGCAGATAGTGGccataaaaaaattgaatttgcaCCAATTCTCTGCAGAATCTGAGAAGTGTTTTAACAGAGAAGTCAAGACCTTGAGTCAGCTAAAGCACAGGAGTCTGATAAAGGTACTCGGATATGCTTGGGAGAGTGGGAAACTGAAGGCTCTAGTTCTGGAATTCATGGATAATGGGAACCTGGAGAGCGTAATACACGAACCCCAGGAAGATAGCTCAAGGTGGACATTATCAGAGAGAATAAACGTTCTTGTATCTGTTGCAAGTGGCTTAGATTACTTGCATTCTGGTTATGATTTTCCTATAGTTCACTGTGACTTGAAGCCTTCTAATATTCTTCTTGATGGAGATTGGGAGGCCCACGTGAGTGATTTTGGAGCTGCTAGGATGCTAGGTGTGGGTGTTCATCCCTCAAATGGAAGCCTTTCCTCCGCATCTGCTTTTGCAGGCAGCATAGGGTACTTGCCCCCAG AGTTAGCATACATGAGGAAAGTATCAACAAAAGTGGATGTATTCAGCTTCGGCGTAATAGTGATGGAATTTGTGACCAAACAGAGGCCAACAGGACTCGCACAAGAGGATGGTTTACCAGTCACTCTGCATCAGCTGGTGGAGAGAACTCTTGCAAGTGGTAGGAACCAGCTTCTTCAAGTTGTAGACCCCTGTCTAGCTTCAAAAGCCTCGGAGAAGCATGTGGAAATAATTGCGGAGCTCCTTAAATTGGCCTTGTCCTGCACCAATCCAGAGCCCAGGGATCGACCTGGAATGAATGAAGTATTGTCTTCCTTGTTGAAGCTTAGGGCAAGATAG